One genomic window of Hippopotamus amphibius kiboko isolate mHipAmp2 chromosome 10, mHipAmp2.hap2, whole genome shotgun sequence includes the following:
- the LOC130830403 gene encoding olfactory receptor 5AC1-like: METNKTLVTEFVLIGLTDLPRLQVPLFLVFLVIYLTTMVGNLGLIFLIWKDPHLHTPMYLFLGSLAFADTCSSSSVTPKMLMNFLSMNHMISLVECISQFYIFASSANTECFLLVVMAYDRYVAICNPLLYPVVMSDIFCTQLLGVSYIIGFLHPMMHVGLLCRLTFCKSNVIHYFYCEILQLFKISCTDPRVNMLLIFIFSVFIQSFTFMTIMVSYTCVLFAILKKKSEKGRSKALSTCSAHLLSVSLFYSTLFFMYVHPRSGPAENQDKLYSLFYTIIIPLLNPFIYSLRNKEVIGALRRIMKK, from the coding sequence ATGGAGACAAACAAGACACTGGTGACAGAGTTTGTTCTCATAGGACTTACAGATCTTCCAAGGCTGCAGGTCCCCTTGTTCCTGGTGTTCTTGGTCATCTACCTCACCACCATGGTGGGCAATCTGGGACTGATTTTTCTCATCTGGAAGGACCCCCATcttcacacccccatgtacttatTTCTGGGCAGTTTAGCCTTTGCAGATACTTGCTCTTCATCCTCTGTGACTCCCAAAATGCTAATGAATTTCTTATCTATGAATCATATGATATCCCTGGTTGAGTGCATCtcccaattttatatttttgcttccaGTGCAAACACAGAATGTTTCCTCCTGGTGGTCatggcctatgatcgctatgtggccatATGCAACCCCTTGCTTTATCCAGTGGTGATGTCTGATATCTTCTGCACTCAATTATTAGGTGTTTCTTACATTATCGGGTTTCTTCATCCCATGATGCATGTAGGTTTGTTATGTAGATTAACTTTCTGCAAGTCCAATGTAATACATTATTTCTACTGTGAAATTTTACAACTATTTAAGATTTCCTGTACTGACCCTAGAGTTAATATGCtcctgatttttatattttcagtctttATACAGTCCTTCACTTTTATGACCATCATGGTCTCTTACACATGTGTCCTCTTTGCCATTCTGAAAAAGAAGTCTGAAAAGGGCAGGAGCAAAGCCTTGTCCACGTGCAGTGCCCACCTGctctctgtttccttgttctACAGCACTCTCTTCTTCATGTATGTGCATCCTAGGTCCGGACCAGCTGAAAATCAGGATAaactatattctttattttatacaatCATAATTCCTCTGCTAAATCCTTTTATTTATAGTCTGAGGAACAAAGAGGTTATAGGTGCCTTGAggagaataatgaaaaaataa